A stretch of Methanoregula sp. UBA64 DNA encodes these proteins:
- a CDS encoding Nre family DNA repair protein, translating into MILGKGAYLKQLTAATMQMKSVEVGKEMAGSTPPSVFIGSYNYPDIYAGPMIAPVHGDTGIMDRPEDWISGNHPQEEIIGYRMNLVRGKRLTNAFDIENRFVEKLQEIVLSENSIESEASFETAPSGLSFSEEHTPFGPSAPLERFDITAQRWDQTLEKVYYDTDLLSKEAVLGLHRQGTAFSTIQKAFSAGTMGRGGNRHLVPTRWSITACDTMIGDNLLKSVKQCPVIDTVRLYEYASLHNRYAVILLPTAWQYEWTEAFLHVLGNEEYVFSDYEGFKRKVGYSPLGGCYYSCKMAVLEELAREQRQAGAIILREALPGYVPMGVFNVRENVRSAMRERPSEFEDLKSALSYVGGRFTLPVQRFITETTLLQESLRQRQCTLSDFAGQAARKDTEGPAPDIAGTA; encoded by the coding sequence ATGATCCTCGGGAAAGGGGCATACCTAAAACAGCTCACCGCCGCCACCATGCAGATGAAGTCGGTGGAGGTGGGTAAAGAGATGGCCGGCAGTACCCCGCCTTCTGTTTTTATCGGGAGCTACAACTATCCCGACATCTATGCCGGGCCGATGATCGCGCCCGTCCACGGCGACACGGGCATCATGGACCGGCCCGAGGACTGGATATCCGGCAACCACCCGCAGGAAGAGATCATCGGGTACCGGATGAACCTGGTGCGGGGGAAGAGGCTCACCAATGCGTTTGATATCGAAAACCGGTTCGTGGAGAAACTCCAGGAGATTGTCCTTTCCGAAAACTCGATCGAGAGCGAGGCTTCGTTTGAGACCGCACCTTCGGGGCTCTCGTTCTCCGAGGAACACACGCCCTTTGGCCCGAGCGCCCCGCTCGAACGCTTCGATATCACAGCCCAGCGCTGGGACCAGACCCTTGAAAAGGTCTACTACGACACCGATCTCCTCTCAAAGGAAGCGGTCCTCGGCCTCCACCGGCAGGGGACGGCGTTCTCCACGATCCAGAAGGCGTTCTCGGCCGGGACCATGGGCAGAGGCGGAAACCGGCACCTTGTTCCCACCCGCTGGTCGATTACCGCCTGCGACACGATGATCGGCGACAACCTCCTAAAAAGCGTGAAGCAGTGCCCGGTGATCGATACCGTGCGCCTGTACGAGTACGCGAGCCTGCACAACCGGTACGCCGTGATCCTTCTCCCGACCGCGTGGCAGTACGAGTGGACCGAGGCATTCCTGCATGTGCTCGGGAACGAGGAGTACGTCTTCTCCGATTACGAGGGTTTCAAGCGGAAGGTCGGGTACTCCCCGCTCGGGGGCTGCTATTACTCCTGCAAGATGGCGGTGCTCGAAGAGCTTGCGCGGGAACAGCGGCAGGCCGGGGCGATCATCCTTAGGGAGGCCCTGCCCGGCTATGTCCCGATGGGGGTCTTCAATGTCCGGGAGAATGTCCGGAGCGCGATGCGGGAACGGCCGTCCGAGTTCGAGGACCTCAAGTCGGCCCTTTCCTATGTCGGCGGGCGTTTCACCCTGCCGGTCCAGCGCTTTATCACCGAGACCACGCTCTTACAAGAGAGCCTCCGCCAGCGCCAGTGCACGCTCAGTGATTTTGCCGGGCAGGCGGCCCGGAAAGATACAGAAGGGCCGGCCCCTGACATTGCGGGGACTGCCTGA
- the dinB gene encoding DNA polymerase IV, giving the protein MSGSAGITGQRIILHADMDCFYAAVEMHDRPETAGKPVIVGADPAGGAGRGVVSTCSYEARAFGVKSAMPIGQAYRLCPDAVYLRPDMAKYAAVSAEIMGIFKSTGCRVQQVSIDEAFLDAGHAGSFPAARDLAVRLKQEIRERVGITCSFGVAPSKIVAKIASDYKKPDGLTVVTPEEVPAFLAPLSVRKIPGVGGKTGAQLEALEITTIGELATCDIQRLIGAFGRSAGLLREAALGQDESEVVERDEVKSISKETTFARDTDDPAEIAATMELLVTEVARSLAEEGLYFKTVTVRVRYTGFVSKTKAKSLLHNRNDEAAIRSSAGELLRELWDGKPIRRLGLRLSGLWKQDAGQQTLF; this is encoded by the coding sequence ATGAGCGGATCGGCCGGAATCACGGGGCAGCGGATCATCCTGCACGCGGACATGGACTGCTTCTATGCGGCAGTCGAGATGCACGACCGGCCGGAGACTGCGGGAAAACCGGTGATCGTCGGCGCCGATCCGGCCGGGGGAGCCGGGCGGGGCGTGGTCTCGACCTGCTCGTACGAGGCCCGGGCGTTCGGCGTAAAATCCGCGATGCCGATCGGGCAGGCATACCGGCTCTGCCCGGATGCCGTCTACCTCCGGCCCGACATGGCAAAGTACGCGGCGGTATCAGCGGAGATCATGGGGATCTTCAAGAGCACCGGCTGCCGGGTCCAGCAGGTGAGCATCGACGAGGCATTCCTCGACGCGGGCCATGCCGGGAGTTTTCCTGCGGCCCGCGACCTTGCGGTGCGGTTAAAGCAGGAGATCCGCGAACGGGTCGGGATCACCTGCTCGTTCGGGGTCGCTCCCTCAAAAATTGTCGCAAAGATTGCCTCGGACTACAAAAAACCCGACGGCCTTACCGTAGTGACTCCGGAGGAAGTCCCGGCCTTCCTTGCCCCGCTTTCCGTCCGGAAGATCCCGGGCGTGGGCGGAAAGACCGGGGCGCAGCTCGAAGCCCTCGAGATCACCACCATCGGGGAGCTCGCCACCTGCGACATCCAGCGTCTTATCGGCGCGTTCGGGAGATCCGCCGGCCTGCTCCGGGAAGCCGCGCTCGGGCAGGATGAGAGCGAGGTGGTGGAGCGCGACGAGGTCAAATCCATCTCGAAGGAGACCACCTTTGCGCGCGACACCGACGATCCCGCCGAGATTGCCGCAACCATGGAGCTGCTTGTAACCGAAGTGGCCCGCTCGCTTGCCGAAGAAGGGCTCTATTTTAAGACCGTCACGGTCCGCGTCAGGTATACCGGCTTTGTCTCGAAAACAAAGGCAAAGTCGCTCCTGCATAACCGCAATGACGAAGCTGCCATCCGTTCCTCTGCCGGGGAACTTCTCCGCGAGCTCTGGGACGGGAAACCGATCCGGCGCCTCGGCCTGCGCCTCTCGGGGCTCTGGAAGCAGGACGCCGGCCAGCAGACCCTGTTCTGA